From a single Halococcus sediminicola genomic region:
- a CDS encoding MFS transporter, with the protein MLRAVTSRLVSVSNPREVWLITVAHAVNEFYSVALPPILPLLVNDFAITYGEAGALLTVFFATYSIFQLPAGVLADRIGQRWLLAGGMVVLAAGILVAASAQGYWTLVLAEVIAGIGGSTYHPSGMSIISDLESGATEGKAMGIHGLGGVVGTALAPALVGGLAALFDWRVALTVSAGVGVVYAVVFLAVYRPESRSDSNASIEPDGGTDERAASRTTKESGGRLASLIAVPLEPWVAVLFLANLAIATELGAVRTFATSFLVEQAGTTAGVANAIFFVLLVGAGISSLAAGSLADSMDRRALGFGALAASAVALGMTAIVPLVPIALFAWFFLLGVAMWAALPAMNAITSQYSERGFSGSLFGVMLTAGSLGGALGPLLFGVAAERFGLGAAFPLVALISAGGAVAFLGMYRI; encoded by the coding sequence ATGTTGCGAGCAGTCACCTCACGGCTGGTTTCGGTGTCGAATCCGCGTGAGGTGTGGCTCATCACGGTCGCCCACGCCGTCAACGAGTTCTATAGCGTCGCGCTGCCGCCGATCCTGCCGCTGTTGGTGAACGATTTCGCGATCACGTACGGGGAGGCCGGCGCGTTACTCACTGTCTTTTTCGCCACCTACTCGATCTTCCAGTTGCCGGCGGGCGTGCTCGCCGATCGGATCGGCCAGCGCTGGCTGCTCGCGGGCGGAATGGTCGTGCTCGCAGCCGGCATCCTCGTCGCGGCGAGCGCACAGGGGTACTGGACCCTCGTCCTCGCCGAGGTGATCGCCGGCATCGGCGGCAGTACCTACCATCCATCGGGGATGTCGATCATCAGTGATCTCGAAAGCGGAGCCACCGAGGGCAAGGCAATGGGCATTCATGGGCTCGGCGGGGTCGTCGGCACCGCTCTCGCCCCGGCACTCGTCGGTGGTCTCGCCGCGCTGTTCGACTGGCGGGTCGCGCTCACGGTCAGCGCTGGCGTGGGTGTCGTCTACGCGGTAGTGTTTCTGGCTGTCTACCGGCCCGAGAGCCGCTCGGACAGCAACGCCTCGATCGAACCAGATGGTGGGACCGACGAGAGGGCCGCCTCGCGGACGACCAAGGAGTCCGGCGGACGGTTGGCCAGCCTGATTGCGGTGCCGCTCGAACCGTGGGTCGCAGTGTTGTTTCTCGCCAATCTCGCGATTGCCACGGAGCTCGGCGCGGTCCGAACGTTCGCGACGTCGTTCCTTGTTGAGCAGGCAGGCACGACTGCCGGTGTTGCCAACGCGATATTCTTCGTGCTCCTCGTCGGCGCTGGTATCTCTTCGCTCGCCGCTGGCTCCCTTGCTGACAGCATGGATCGGCGGGCGCTCGGATTCGGCGCGCTCGCGGCCTCGGCAGTCGCGTTGGGAATGACAGCGATCGTTCCGCTGGTCCCGATTGCGCTGTTCGCGTGGTTTTTCCTCCTCGGCGTTGCGATGTGGGCGGCCCTACCCGCGATGAACGCGATTACTTCTCAGTACTCCGAGCGCGGGTTCAGCGGGAGCCTCTTCGGGGTGATGTTGACCGCGGGATCGCTCGGCGGTGCACTCGGACCCTTGCTGTTCGGTGTCGCCGCCGAACGGTTCGGCCTCGGCGCGGCGTTCCCGCTCGTCGCGCTCATCAGCGCGGGTGGTGCTGTTGCCTTTCTCGGGATGTATCGGATCTGA